In one Bacillus sp. PK3_68 genomic region, the following are encoded:
- the gerD gene encoding spore germination lipoprotein GerD — translation MAACGGGAADAGTAQMDYDATKKMVVDILKTDDGKKALQDMMEDEKVKQQLVMDQEMITKTIEDTLTSEKGKKFWKEAFKDPAFASAIAKGMRNEQEDLLKTLMKDPQYQDMMLSIMQDPEYEKNVTQLMKSKEYREHLQKIMNETFESPLYKAKIQDILLKAAAEEANAGGGKEKKQGGSS, via the coding sequence TTGGCGGCTTGCGGAGGGGGTGCGGCCGATGCTGGAACGGCTCAAATGGATTATGATGCGACCAAAAAAATGGTCGTTGATATATTAAAAACAGATGATGGAAAAAAGGCCCTTCAAGACATGATGGAAGATGAAAAAGTAAAGCAACAACTCGTCATGGATCAGGAAATGATCACTAAAACGATTGAAGACACCCTAACCTCCGAAAAAGGAAAAAAGTTCTGGAAAGAAGCTTTTAAAGATCCGGCATTTGCCAGCGCCATTGCTAAGGGAATGAGGAATGAACAAGAGGATTTATTAAAGACGCTTATGAAAGATCCTCAATATCAGGACATGATGCTCAGTATTATGCAGGACCCAGAATACGAGAAAAATGTAACACAACTGATGAAGAGTAAAGAATACCGTGAGCACTTGCAAAAAATAATGAATGAGACTTTCGAGAGTCCTTTATATAAAGCAAAAATACAGGATATTTTACTGAAAGCGGCAGCAGAAGAAGCAAACGCAGGCGGGGGAAAAGAGAAGAAGCAAGGCGGAAGCTCTTGA
- a CDS encoding Mrp/NBP35 family ATP-binding protein: MVTPEQVRDILSQMNDPILHKTLAETNGIVDISVKEEKQHVSVKVAIAQTGTAEQLPFQMQIVEALKAAGAQTVGIRFSELPEDVLARYRSSESHQDHNLLSPDSQTTFIAIASGKGGVGKSTVSVNLAVALARLGKKVGLVDADIYGFSVPDMMGIEQRPVVRGDKIVPVERFGVKVISMGFFVEDNAPVIWRGPMLGKMLNNFFQEVEWGELDYLLLDLPPGTGDVALDVHSMIPHSKEIIVSTPHPTAAFVAARAGAMALRTDHEVIGVIENMAYFESKKTGEKEYVFGRGGGDKLAEELRTEILGRLPLEQPDWNEEEFAPSIYAADHRLGKIYQEIAEKVVNKLNDK, translated from the coding sequence TTGGTAACGCCAGAACAAGTACGAGATATTCTAAGTCAAATGAACGACCCCATTTTACATAAAACGTTGGCAGAAACAAACGGTATTGTTGATATTAGTGTCAAAGAAGAAAAGCAGCATGTAAGTGTCAAAGTAGCCATTGCCCAGACAGGCACGGCAGAACAACTGCCGTTCCAAATGCAAATTGTTGAAGCATTAAAAGCAGCGGGCGCACAAACAGTTGGTATTCGCTTTTCAGAGCTTCCGGAAGATGTGCTTGCCAGGTACCGCAGTTCAGAAAGCCATCAGGATCATAATCTGTTGTCGCCGGATAGTCAGACAACGTTCATCGCTATTGCAAGCGGAAAGGGCGGTGTCGGTAAATCGACTGTTTCCGTCAACCTTGCTGTAGCTCTTGCCCGTTTAGGGAAGAAGGTTGGACTCGTGGATGCTGATATTTACGGGTTTAGCGTACCGGATATGATGGGAATTGAGCAACGTCCTGTTGTCCGTGGAGATAAAATCGTCCCTGTTGAGCGCTTTGGCGTAAAGGTTATTTCTATGGGCTTCTTTGTGGAAGACAATGCTCCTGTTATTTGGCGTGGTCCGATGCTCGGAAAAATGCTCAATAACTTCTTCCAAGAAGTAGAATGGGGGGAGTTGGATTACTTGTTGCTTGATTTGCCGCCGGGAACAGGCGACGTAGCGCTTGATGTTCACTCGATGATCCCTCATTCCAAGGAAATCATTGTCTCTACCCCGCATCCGACGGCGGCTTTCGTTGCAGCCCGGGCCGGAGCTATGGCTTTACGGACGGATCATGAAGTTATTGGCGTCATTGAAAACATGGCTTACTTTGAAAGCAAGAAGACGGGAGAAAAGGAATACGTATTCGGGCGCGGAGGCGGAGACAAATTGGCAGAAGAGCTTCGCACGGAAATATTAGGGCGCCTGCCGCTTGAACAGCCAGATTGGAATGAAGAAGAGTTCGCTCCGTCCATTTATGCGGCCGATCACAGGCTTGGGAAGATTTATCAAGAAATCGCAGAAAAAGTAGTCAATAAATTAAACGACAAATAA